The DNA sequence GCAAAGCACCGCCAGTTTTGCAAAGATGGAGGATCTTACGCTGTGAAACTTGAAACGCAGAGGAGGGATTTTGAGAGTTATTCTGCTGAAATTCTATTTATCTTTTCAAGCTTCTTGTTCTATTGTTTTGGAAAAACTCAGATCCCAGCCGAGTATTTTCAGAAAGCCTGTCAGTGTCAGATTCTGAGAGAGTACCTCGAGACTATTATTGTATAATTTGTGAGCAAGTCGGTGTGGAACGGAATAGAGTGATTCTATTGGCTGTGCAGAGTAAACTGACCTTTAAGTAATCAAGCAAACAAAGTGAGTCAGTGCAGAGGAGTCGTACACTCAATGAACCACAACTGACAAACTGAATTCACTCACATCTTCCTCACAAACCACAATTCACTTCTGTTCTTCTGCTGAAGAAAGAACAACAGCTGAAAACCCCTCAGCTCTGATCAAAGGGAagcatgggaaatgtagttctCACACAGAGCTATGATGATGATAGGAGTCTCTTTTGAGGGGGGTTTCAAGTCTACACTCCCACAGCCTGGATTCGACTTTCATCTCTTGGGATGtaaaggaggagggtttgccactcagtaaaaacaacagctgCCTGCTTAAAACAATAGCCTCagcatcaaaaagaaaacaggagcaagagagaagggggggggggggggggctgttagGAAGACACTCAAATAAAAGTCCTGCCTGGAGATTAAAACTCATACTGTTCAAACGTCAACTGCTTCTGGCACGTTTCATGTTCTGgggttttctctttttctgtgttgtttagAGGGCAACATTAGACCCAACGCTTTCCTCATTATCTGTTGCCACCTGGTTTAATAGGCAGAATTTCTATAGCGAATGCAGAAAGGTTCATTTCTTTGTTGGACTTGCCAAAGTCTGCATTTAGTAAGTGCAAAGAAAAGACTAGCAGGAGGGCAAGAAGCCATGGCATGCCAGCCATGAGTCTCCAGGGTCTTTCCTGTCTGACTCCAGCTCTGACGACTGATCAGAACTGTTTTACACTCCTACGATAGATCCCCTGCCAGCTCCAAGACCTGTTTGAACTGCATGGGTGGCAAGCAGCCAGGGAGCAGCTAAAAGGGTTTGAGATATATCTTACCAGGAGGAGGGGTGTCTGTCGGGTGAGCTGGAGAGGGATCGCCTCCGGTGGTGCGAGGAGGAGCTGCGAGAGCCGGAGTGGGAACGAGAACGGGAGCGGGAGCCGCTGCCTGTCCAGGAGAAAGGCCTGCCCGGCGAGAGGAGTAGGGAGGACGGAGGGGAGACGGAGCCTCGTGAGGGGGAGCAGCTGGATGGTggggagcaggagggagagCATGGGGGGCAGTCAAAGAGTAGGTCCAGTGGAGTGCCCTCCCATGGATATAGGAAGCGACTCTCACGGCCCTCGCCGAGCTCGAGCTCTTCTTGTAAGGGGAGGAATCCCGGGTGCAGGTAGGTGGAGCCAGGCAGCCTTTGGGAGTAGTAGCCATCCTCTCCCTCCTTGGGGGGCTGATGGACCGCAGCTTTATTGGGTTTGCTACCTGGTTCTCTCTCCTTGCTACCCGGGCTGTAAAGGGCTTTTAAGGGGGGTCCAAAGTGCTTATTGAGTTCTGCTCTGATTTCCTGATCGCACAGAAGCTTCCGGCTGATGGCAGAGAGGTGTAGTTGGTCCCCATCTGTGGTGTCTTCATGGACCTGGACTGCTTCTTTATCACCCATAGAGGTGAGGTTCTTCTGCTTATCCAGAGGACCACATGGAGCTGATAAtggagaagatgaagatgaggatgatAAGGAGGACGCTGGCATGGCTGAGTCCTTACATTCGACATGCCGGTCCTCTGCTTTGCCAGCAAAAGGCAAAGGAGCAGCGGTGGTTATTTCTGCCGctgtcgtcatggtaacagtggCTGTGCTGCCGTCCTTCTTAGCGCCAGCCAACGCCTGGCAATAGTCATGGTCACTGTAACCGCGTGGCACTGCCCGCTTATTGTTGCTAGCGCCACGATGCTCCTCGAGGCCACACCCCGCTGTGTGTTGGGTGTAAGGGAGGGCGGGGGACGCTTTGCTCAGCTGGGCATAAAGCTCAGTCTGTTCGGGACCCTTTCTTGTGGGGCCCCCGCCTGAGGCACCTGGGGCCGGGGCCAGAGCGCCGGGGCCCGACTCGCTCAGCCTTGCTCTTTTGCACACCAAGGCCGAGGAGGAACATGAAGACAACTTGGTTTTGAGCGATGCTTTGAAAAGATTCTCTTGACTGGCTTTGTGTGGGGGCGTGGTAGGTGGTGTCAGACCTGCAGAGGGAGGCACAAAGAGAGAAGGGTGGTATCAATAAAATTTAAATGGAGTCATAATGCAAATCCCTCCAaataccccctcccccccttacTTACCTATAAACTCACAGGTCAGTTTATGGACAGTGGACACAGATACATGCTTGATTAAAATATTCACTTTCCCTCGGCCTAATCCTGATCTCGATTTTATTGCAATCTTGACAGATTAATGTAATGCTTGGTGTAACTTAATATGATGGCGCTGTAATACGGATGACTTGCcatctccttcctctctgaccTTGGAAAGATCCctttccatgaaaaaaaaaaaaaacccacaaaaccCTGCAGAGGACGAACTTAATGCATCcgatggaagaaaaaaatgaaagaacaagTATCATAACTCTGCCCGCTTCACGTGAGTGTCCACTCTGGATGGCAGCCAATTCATCTGAATAAAACCAAAGACATTTTTTGCGAAACAATGTTGCTTCCCTTGAAGTACAAATCCGCCTGTCGGAGAATCATACCATGCTGAAACGTCTGCTTTTTCATGGCAGCACAGGAAAACTGTCGAATGGGTTGTCATTCTTCTCTGATGGCATGTCCCTACTGCATGAGCCCCCGCCACCCAGCCCCCCCACCTCCTACAGATTTACAACCAGACAGATGGCAGTTATATGGGAAGTCCTGAGATGAGCCCACTTTATAGCATTGTTAatgcactcacacaaacagcagccacCATTACTCTCATTctgtctttcctcctctcctttagTCATGTATTCTCCcctttccttctcttcctgTTCCCCGAATCAATCTCCACTTCTCCCTTTTCCTCTCTTGGTATCATATCCTGTTTCTGTCTCGCGCAGAACAAatgtgcccacacacacacacacacacacacacacgcacgcacactcgTCGCTAACAGTCTCTCACTGGAGTCAAACTCCCGACACTTTGAAACACCTACGCTCTCCCCTCTTCTTTGCCTTTCTTATAATGCACATCATTCTTCCCTCGCTGGTGAATTGCACCAAATGACAGCTATTAGTATCAAATCCAGTGTTAGAGTGTGCAAAGGGAAGACAGCCTGATACATAAATATGCAAGTTTCTGAAACCGCTTGCTGTGTTTGGAATGCCTGATCCAACGGCTTAGCATCCTACTTATTAAGGAGATGTGTCTGTAAGGAGCCTCtactccctcttttttttcatacccTCTTTCTTCCTTCTCTCAGCTCTCAGAGAGATATAGACATTTACTGTATGAGCagcagaaaggagagagaaagagggtgtGCTACACATAGCCTGAGGAACTTCTGTTTCACCATGAAGTGCCATCTGTCCAAAACAATGTGCGACGTGGGGTCATAAACTAGGCGCCATTAGCGATGGGgttgaaataaatcagaattAGATAAATATGTGCCTCTCAGTCAAACGTGCTGGTGATGGATGATCCACTGGTTAAAACCAATCATGAAGCCAATAGAGAGAAAGTCAGtaagacagcaaaaaaaaaaaaaaaaaaaaaagggttttgcaatcttttttttctggtccAGATGCAAATTGCAACCAGTTAATAACCACTCAGAGCTTAAAGAGTTGATCCGGCGTTAAGCCATGCAAATATCTACACACAGACCACCCCAGTGTCATGAGATACAGTAATTAAAGACAACACGGCAGCACAGGGTAAATCTATTAGCTTGGCAAAGATTAGGCCGATCCCAGGAGAGCTCACTGCTTGTTGTTGCCTCTACTGAACCTTTATGAGAGGTGTCAAGGAAACATGCAGCCAACAGTGAAGGAAGAAAGCcttctttaaagctcctgtgaggaactttggaTTTTGGCGACTATTCTGGACGAAACGGGATCTCATATAGCCTTGAAGACTTTGTCCCTTACAGCATCATACTCTCTTTTAACAGTCAATGTATCACTATCAAGAATCTTTGCCATGgaaaacgttttaaaaaaatatattttttcctgcaacaatctgtTATTAACTCCATCTGACAGCAGTTGTTTAaggcattaaaataacaatatagaAACAGTCAGTCTTGCTGGGGTAgtcttctttgcttttgttgctcataaggaggcatcagtattcatttagGATTGTTTCATAGCCAGCTAAGTACTCCTGATAGGAGCTTTAAGTACTAAATAATGAATTGGCAGAGAACAAAATGTACAGGTTCGTATCCAACTGATAAATCTTTCTATCAAACAGtaaccactactactactacaacgcATCATAAAGCCATAAATAATGTTGCTGACCGCATTTAATGGAAAGTTCCACTAGTGAGTTTCCTCTCAGGTGGTGGGTGGACCTGCCCTCCTGGCTAACTTCCATCTGGTTATCAGTAACACCGTGATAATCTCCATTGTAGTGGAATGTTACTCAAAATCTGCAAAAGACATGTAACTCAGGACCTAATAGCTCTCAACCCTGCTTAAAGGGGTCTATTTCCATCAGTCTCTTACAGCACGAGACTCAAAAGCTAATCCCTAAGAAGTAAAAGGGGCTCAGTGACCCAGAGCTTCCTGGACTAATGACTTTTTCTGCTAATATTCAATCCAAAATTTGTGAAGTCACATGAAAGGCTTTCTTTGACAAGGTCTGTTGAATGGAACGGACACTTAGATTTGGCCACAGGTCAAAAGGCTCACCCACGTGcagtaaaacaggaagaaatATTAACCTCGCTTGATTGCCCCAGAGCTTAAGCAGCGCAGCTCTTTCACTGTGCTTGGTCTCAACAGGCATCCCCTTTGACCCTGGAAAGCTTATCTACACAAAAGGGTTAAACAGCACTTCGACCAAGGTCAGAGGGAAACAGGGAGACCCTCTTGGGGTTTGATGTGCTTCAAATTTCCATACCCCTAAAGAGACATGAGGTATGTACGAGGACTGTTTCTCCTGCTGGTAAATGAGTACTGGAAGGGGCCAGTGCCACATCACACAATTTAAGGGGCTAAAGGGCAGCCATATAATTCTTataatttgaaaaaatgtaatcgtAGTAAGACTTCAAAAATGGATATATGACCCTCAAATTTGGCCTTATTGTCACCTTTTCTTAACGTTTTGTTCTAATGCAGTTAAAGCTCCCGTAAGGAATTTATAAACGGTTGTTAAACAGACTGACATTAATAGTGATCCCCCATATGAGCTAAAAAACCAAACCAGACCATAACGATAAagactgattatttctatatagttattttaaatgtcccAAACTCCTGCCACCGGGTAGGAGTCAATCAAACGCTCCATACTTTGTTTACGATGATAAAGATTCACAGTGACTGATATGTTTGACTGCTCAAAGAGAGTAGCAGTGTTTTTGGTTGTTAGCAGAGGGATGAGAgatactgctttgtccacagggggagCCAAATGTGACACAAAATGACACTTCCTCACAGAATCTTTCATTTGAACTCAATAACATAAAAAGATAATGTCGATAAGCAGCAAAGATCATACAGGCAAAACGGAATAACACTGTAGAAAGCAATTAAAGCACTAACACCTTGATTTAAATGTTCCTATCATATGTAGGCTAAGTAAGCTGTCAGTCAGAGAACATTAGGATCTGATAGAGGCAGAGGAAATGCATATTAACTGTTCAGTAACAGGAGGGGCGGTGTGGTAGAGAGGGGAGGGGTTTGCTAATAAACCCTGAAGAGATTGGAAAGCCTAATCAATACTCAGGCATATAAAAGAGTTCTCCAATGCCTTCACCGAACTCTGAACTGTGGTGGAACTATCAAGATGGTGGAACCAGTTAACCCATTATTAGCTCCGATAAGCAGGTGAGAATATTCACAGATTAGCattacatgtttcaaataatcAGAGAGGTTGGCTCACCTGGGGTTCCAGCAATCTCCACACTTAATGTGCGTTCAATGGTTTTGTTCTCAAACGGTGATCCCTTGTGGTCActggaagacaaaaagaaaggtgCAACATTTTACTACTCAGGTGACACAAAGACTAACGAAGCTTTTGTGATTTTAGAAATGGAAATGAGTCACAAAAAAATGCCTCAACTTGGATTCTAAATCTATATCGTTCTCTCTaacttttgtctgtttgttttttttgttctgtagtTTTGTTGCTGCTGTCTGCCTGGAATAATGTGGAAAAACTTCTCACACTTACTTTGGAGACTCTGGGGTCAAAGGAAGTGGCAAGGTGGTTGGTTTGGCTGCAGAACACAAAGGAGCATGGGTAATTATTGATCTAGGTATAACACTCATGGCAGAAGAGAACAGGTCCACATTCTGCAACAATTAACCTCAAATTGGCTCACTGAATGCAATTATTACTACAAAAAACGCCCATCACTAAGTCTTTTTATTGACACTATTGCACAAAGCATATTTTAGTTTGACCCTGTTTTAACAATATACTGTCTATGGATAGACTATGTTAACTCTGTGAGGCAGGATGGAGTGATGGTGTGTGTTTCACAAGTGTCTAGACAAACATACCCCGCTCAAGACAACCAAATAGATTGAGATGgaataaatacacaaagagaCGATGCCACAAACAAGACACATGACAGTGGTTGAGCGCCTTCCTGGACAGTAAAAGTCATAATCGCATGCACCAAcagcagaggagggggaaaaaaagaaggaagaaaggagAGTCAAGGAAGCTTGTGCAGTTGCCCGAGGCTCAGGCCGACTTGTGGAAACGTGGCTTTTAGTAGCACTACGCTAAAAAGAGCAGCACCCGCGCTCTGGgtctaaaagaacaaattcaGCACACTCAGCTCAATCAGCCAAAGATCGTTCAAGGGTCGACTTTTAGATACAAGGTGTAAAAATAGCAAGACAAAGCTCACCCCCTTTCCcaccccctcctttttttttcaaaatgtcactatatttagatttttttttagacgcCTCCAGGACTAGGAGAAAGCATTGTCTAGCAGGCTGTTTGTTTTTGCCCTCAGAATGACTGTTAGATTCGGATTAGAATAGGGGTTAGTTGTGAAGTCAAACTGGGAAGTGGTTaaagcaggagagggagaaaaagagagcagagataAGGCCAGTGGGGGGGATGCAGTCATGATTACCTAACAACGGGTGGCCCTGGTCGTCGGGGTGCTCGCTCAGTGCCTGCATGTGTGGGTGCCCTTGCCCTTGTGTGATGCGGGTAGGGGCGGGCTCTGCAATTCTAGTATCTGGGAAGAGTGGGCTTGGTGGGCTCAGTGAGAGCGCCGCTGCGGGGCTGCCCGTgacatggtcatcatcatcatcaacatcatcatcatcatcatggtcaaGATCCTCCCCGTGGTTTAGCCACCCCAGATCTAGTCCAAAGCCCATGTCTAGTTCTGAGCCAGGCTGGCTAACCCAGCTCTTTAAGTCGAAGGCGAGAGGTGACAACAGGGACCCCAAGTCAGGCTTTTCAACTTGACTAACTGCCTGGTTTCTACACTCAGGGGTCCCTCCAAActgttcctcctccacctttaaaTCAGCATGGACAGGGCTCTCAGACCTCTTACCTGCTGATTTGCTGTGGGTACTGGGTAAAGGGGGGATCTTAAGTGGGGGTAAGTGGGCTCGATACTGAGCGGGCCTCTGTTTGGAGGTGAGCAGCTGGCTAAGTAAGGGGTGGCCCAGCTTCTCTTCCCTTTTTCTAATAGTCACTGTGATGTGCCTACGGGGTGCACGGCGGGCCCTACTACTATTACTACGGCCATGCCTGCCAAAGCCCTCGCTAGCCTGAGTGGCGCCCGCAGCCTCTCGGCAATGCTCACAGCTGTGACTCACCTCTCGGGGAGGGAGGGAATAAGAATGCATATACCTAATAAACCTAGCGGCGGCCAGGCGGCTCGCATCGCCTGGCGGCCTTCCTTCTTCACTGGGCGGCCCGTGCTCCAGTTTGGGGCGGGCATGGCCGCAGGTGGAGGTTCTGTGGCTGACAGGGATAGAAGCACCCTCTGACTCCTCCACCCCGTCATCGTGAGAGCAACGCTGCCACTTCCCAGCCCCAACACTACACTCGCCTGCAGCCCGGCTCTCACCTCGCTGGTgatgctgctgcggctgctgctgctgctgctgctgctgctgttgagaTGGTACGGCTGACTTCTTCTtgcaggtggtggaggaggaggaagaggtggaggagagggaggagaacgaggaggtAGAGGACGAGGATGGCgacgaggaagaggatgaggcgCCAAGACCCAGGCTACTCTTCTCTCTGCTACCGGCACCTCCCCAGGTGCTCTTGGCGTCGCTGGCTTTGGTGTGGAGCAGGATGTCATCTGTGGCTGTTAGGTATTTCAGCAGCTCAGTGCACGGCCGCCTCACCGGGCGGTTCTGTTGGCTGGAGCCCCCTTTTGCTTTGCCATTCCAGGGGCTCTCCATCTGTGCAAACGAgatacagagagggagagagactttAGCTGCGCATGTAAAAAGTTTTTGGCCACTTTTGTTAGTATAGTTCAGCTGATCCAGTTTTGAGAAATGTTAAGTgcataaataaaggttgaaagaAAGGGAGCCAGAGAGAGCGGCTAAAAGAGCGAGTCAGACAGCAGGAGTACAGCAGTTGCTGAGCAGTCTGGGAGGCGATGGAGGGAGTGCGGTCCGCCCATCATCTTAATTGCGTGGCCCCTCCGAGCACCAGCGTGCCACTCTGTATGTGCACCATGTCCTCCGGGAGTCCTCATTCGCTGTGCTCCAGAAACGGATGACTCAAAGGCACAGTATGAAAATAGACTGTGTGAGGAAGGTTGACACACTGCATGTGCAAACATTGTATGTACTAAACACACAAATCTGTGTCTCAAAATCAAGATTACAAGCTGTTTATGACACGGAACCTACAGTGTGTCACAATGTGGCATGAATACAAACATATTCATAAAGCTATGATACTTACAAGACTAACATTAATCCTAATCAACCCCACCCCTTTTGGAAAAATCCTTTGGAGAGCCATATAATGAGAACATCAAGTCTGATATTTTGATCTTGTCGTCTCAAGGCATCAATCTCGCCGCAAGAGTGCCTGtcgctgttttctttcttttttttcaacaggcaCCATACCAAGGCGGATAAGTGGTGGAGCTAATGAGACAACGGTGCCGAAGCCTCGCCTGGAAAGCCCAACAGCAATCAGCCTGTTTTCATTACGAGAGGGCCCCCTGGGAGAGTCGACTAGAGCAGCAGTCTAACATCTTCTAAAGGCGGCcaccaaaacaagaaaagtgTGAGAGGGAAGGGAGAAAGAGCCAGAAACAAGAAGGaatataaacaaacactaacaaaaaatgtgtgtacACGAGTGGATCAGCATTAAGGCTATGCAAgtgcatgttttgtgtgtgtgtgtgtgtgtgtgtgtgtgtgtgtgtgtgtgtgtgtgtgtgtgtgtgtgtgtgtccctacCTTGACGACGGCAGGTGGTGGTCTGATCCGGTGGTTGCTGCTGGCTGCATggttctgtgccttgccacCTGTGTATTGATTATAGCTGAGCTGGGAGTTTGCGGGTGCCAGAAGGAGCTTCTTCAGCTGCAAACGGACCCAAACAGAATGTGGGGAAGAGAGGGTGAGTTATGCAAATTGCCATTGTCTTTCAATTAGACTTCCTATGCTTTGAAATTGCGGAGCCAGACACAAAACACGGCAGTTAGAACAGATAAAATTGCTGTAATGTTTCAACATTTGGAGTTTCTTCAGCTGAACACGATGAGACAGGGCAAGGTTTTCCTCCTGTGCAGGTGTTTTCATGTACACAAAGCCAGGCTTCTCCACTGTGATTGAATAAACACACTCGGGCATGTGGCTAAAGGTCATCTGGAAAGGACCGGCATGGAATAAAATGGACTATAactgaacacaacattttaGGTCAAAGCCTTTAAGCCAAAGAAAGACCCAGATGGCTTGGTTATGTGTAAAAATAACAGCACAAAGGTAAGCTGACTTCTCATCAAGTGGCCTGTCTTTTTGCCAAAACGAAGAATCGGGCACAGGGGGATTAGTTGGGACCCACTGAGAGAAGACAAAATgagatggatttctttttttctgtactttcATTATGTGCCGGCTTGATTTCGGGGCTTGTGGCACTGTGTCAACGGCAGTTGGCCCCAACACAATGTTGGTATCATTGAATTGGCGCCACAATAGCACTGTTATGTAATTAGCGCTAAGCAGCGAACGCATTGATCCATTCcatttcctcccctcctctctgcatcTGTATGTCTGCACGCTTTTATTCGACATATTGTGAACAAATTGTGGTGAATATGGCACTGCCAAATACACAAGTCTCAGAGACAAATGGTCACTTATGGTGCCCATTTTTGTTACCGAGTATTTGCTAGTGTTAGCAACGGACTGGCAGGAAAGCAACAGTGTGGTAAAGGTCGGAGGACTTGTCTCAGGAATAGCATTATGACCCCGGAGTGGTGTTGATTGGAGAATCTAAAGAGGGGAGAGCTTACCAGGGAAGGCTCCTCAGGCTCTGGGGTGCGCGGCGAGCCGTCGGGGGAGGAGGGACAGCTTCGGTCACTGGCATTGGTCACGTCCCCATCTGCCAGGGCCTCAAACGAAGGCAATCCGTCCTCATCCACCGGGATGCTGTCCAGTGTCTCTGTAAGCACTGCCAGCAAGTTGGCCTCATTTTCTTCATCTATCTTCTTAGGAGGGGGAACAGGGGGGAAGTCGGAAACAGAAAAATAGAGAGATGGGGAAAATAGGACATTTTAGTCAGAAAAAGttgcatgtcttttttttttttccagcaaagTTAAGGTAGGTGGGTGGTTGCATGCAAGCTTTCATTGTTAATAGAGTGGGaagtttttttctcaatttctcCACAGCCGCAGAGCTGGCTCTATTTTGgcagccttttaaaaaaaaacaaaattctcTCCCTGTGCAAGTGAGTCAAGGCTGTCACTCATATTTTAAGCATGCAGCTTACTGGACCAAAATAATATCTCCCCCAAGAAACCCATTACCAAGGCTGACAAGTAGCAAGTATCTAGGGAAGGCGAGGACAGGTTGGGGTGTGTTGTGGTATGGAgcggtttgggggggggggggtaaaggaaACAATGAGCAGAAGTTGactccactctctcttccccaACAGAATCGCGAGATGATTGACTCGCTCACAAGATGTTTGAGAGCAATCCGCAGATATAGCAAATTACCACTCCCCAAAACTACATAAACGTGATATATTTACACTGTTAGCATGACAGCTGATGTTTGCAATGGGCGGGAAGTTAGCATCAACATATCATGAGACATGAAGCTTTTTCTTGCCACTATGATTGTCTTTGATGTTGCAGAGGAGTTGTTTGCAGGTGGCAGTTTAATAGTAGagattatgtaaaaaaaaacactgaatttacAGAGATGGGTGTTGGGGAAAACGGGAGTGCTAACTAGCATCACAGGAGATTTACTCAGAATAATAACTATAAATATggataagaaaaacaaaaacatgaatataaatatatataccaAGAGTGAGCGGAATTCAGCTTATTTGTGTGCTGGGAGAAATGACAGCAGGAAGTGTAAGTTCCAGTGCCATTAAAGCCCATGGGACTTTAAGACAGTGGAAAGATAAACAGTGTCATCACCCGAGGATATTCTGTGGCTAGCCCAACAAGAACAAATCCCTTAATGCACATGGCAGGATTCTTATTCTCGCCT is a window from the Labrus mixtus chromosome 23, fLabMix1.1, whole genome shotgun sequence genome containing:
- the ppargc1a gene encoding peroxisome proliferator-activated receptor gamma coactivator 1-alpha isoform X7 — its product is MDGYARTEDELFSSCLLNLTWENCYEQCAALVGEDQPLCPDLPELDLSELDVSDLDADSFLGGLKWYSDQSEIISTQYGNEASNLFEKIDEENEANLLAVLTETLDSIPVDEDGLPSFEALADGDVTNASDRSCPSSPDGSPRTPEPEEPSLLKKLLLAPANSQLSYNQYTGGKAQNHAASSNHRIRPPPAVVKMESPWNGKAKGGSSQQNRPVRRPCTELLKYLTATDDILLHTKASDAKSTWGGAGSREKSSLGLGASSSSSSPSSSSTSSFSSLSSTSSSSSTTCKKKSAVPSQQQQQQQQQQPQQHHQRAKPTTLPLPLTPESPNDHKGSPFENKTIERTLSVEIAGTPGLTPPTTPPHKASQENLFKASLKTKLSSCSSSALVCKRARLSESGPGALAPAPGASGGGPTRKGPEQTELYAQLSKASPALPYTQHTAGCGLEEHRGASNNKRAVPRGYSDHDYCQALAGAKKDGSTATVTMTTAAEITTAAPLPFAGKAEDRHVECKDSAMPASSLSSSSSSSPLSAPCGPLDKQKNLTSMGDKEAVQVHEDTTDGDQLHLSAISRKLLCDQEIRAELNKHFGPPLKALYSPGSKEREPGSKPNKAAVHQPPKEGEDGYYSQRLPGSTYLHPGFLPLQEELELGEGRESRFLYPWEGTPLDLLFDCPPCSPSCSPPSSCSPSRGSVSPPSSLLLSPGRPFSWTGSGSRSRSRSHSGSRSSSSHHRRRSLSSSPDRHPSSWSRHNTDLSTIRSRTQKNPNPQSRSPLSRRPRYDSYEEYQHEKLKREEYRRDYEKREFERAEQREKQKQKAIEERRVVYVGRLRSDCTRTELKRRFEVFGEIEECAVNLRDDGDNFGFITYRYTCDAFAALENGHTLRRSNEPQFELCFGGQKQFCKSHYTDLDSHSDDFDPASTKSKYDSMDFDSLLREAQRSLRR
- the ppargc1a gene encoding peroxisome proliferator-activated receptor gamma coactivator 1-alpha isoform X6, which gives rise to MDGYARTEDELFSSCLLNLTWENCYEQCAALVGEDQPLCPDLPELDLSELDVSDLDADSFLGGLKWYSDQSEIISTQYGNEASNLFEKIDEENEANLLAVLTETLDSIPVDEDGLPSFEALADGDVTNASDRSCPSSPDGSPRTPEPEEPSLLKKLLLAPANSQLSYNQYTGGKAQNHAASSNHRIRPPPAVVKMESPWNGKAKGGSSQQNRPVRRPCTELLKYLTATDDILLHTKASDAKSTWGGAGSREKSSLGLGASSSSSSPSSSSTSSFSSLSSTSSSSSTTCKKKSAVPSQQQQQQQQQQPQQHHQRAKPTTLPLPLTPESPNDHKGSPFENKTIERTLSVEIAGTPGLTPPTTPPHKASQENLFKASLKTKLSSCSSSALVCKRARLSESGPGALAPAPGASGGGPTRKGPEQTELYAQLSKASPALPYTQHTAGCGLEEHRGASNNKRAVPRGYSDHDYCQALAGAKKDGSTATVTMTTAAEITTAAPLPFAGKAEDRHVECKDSAMPASSLSSSSSSSPLSAPCGPLDKQKNLTSMGDKEAVQVHEDTTDGDQLHLSAISRKLLCDQEIRAELNKHFGPPLKALYSPGSKEREPGSKPNKAAVHQPPKEGEDGYYSQRLPGSTYLHPGFLPLQEELELGEGRESRFLYPWEGTPLDLLFDCPPCSPSCSPPSSCSPSRGSVSPPSSLLLSPGRPFSWTGSGSRSRSRSHSGSRSSSSHHRRRSLSSSPDRHPSSWSRHNTDLSTIRSRTQKNPNPQSRSPLSRRPRYDSYEEYQHEKLKREEYRRDYEKREFERAEQREKQKQKAIQEERRVVYVGRLRSDCTRTELKRRFEVFGEIEECAVNLRDDGDNFGFITYRYTCDAFAALENGHTLRRSNEPQFELCFGGQKQFCKSHYTDLDSHSDDFDPASTKSKYDSMDFDSLLREAQRSLRR